A single region of the Nocardioides ochotonae genome encodes:
- a CDS encoding MaoC family dehydratase — protein sequence MGVQAGWQGRFFEDFEIGDIYQHPLGRTVTEADNISFSLLTMNTNQMHFNSEYAAKSEFGKPLVVSTLTVAIAVGQSVTDLTQNAFANLGWDDIKMTHPVFAGDTLYSESVVLEKRESASRPHAGIVTVKTRTLNQTGDEVCSFKRMFYVYKRGAEQLQGIFPEGKKALIDGTPLAEG from the coding sequence GTGGGCGTGCAGGCAGGCTGGCAGGGACGGTTCTTCGAGGACTTCGAGATCGGGGACATCTACCAGCACCCGCTGGGACGCACCGTCACCGAGGCCGACAACATCTCGTTCTCGCTGCTGACGATGAACACCAACCAGATGCACTTCAACAGCGAGTACGCCGCGAAGTCGGAGTTCGGCAAGCCGCTGGTCGTCTCCACGCTGACCGTCGCGATCGCGGTCGGCCAGAGCGTCACCGACCTGACCCAGAACGCGTTCGCCAACCTGGGCTGGGACGACATCAAGATGACCCACCCGGTCTTCGCCGGCGACACGCTCTACAGCGAGTCGGTCGTGCTGGAGAAGCGGGAGTCCGCGAGCCGCCCGCACGCCGGGATCGTGACCGTCAAGACTCGCACCCTGAACCAGACCGGCGACGAGGTCTGCTCCTTCAAGCGGATGTTCTACGTCTACAAGCGCGGCGCCGAGCAGCTGCAGGGGATCTTCCCCGAGGGCAAGAAGGCGCTCATCGACGGCACGCCGCTGGCCGAGGGCTGA
- a CDS encoding acetyl-CoA acetyltransferase, with protein MSTGTGVAIVGAAECDLGVTGSSILTLQTQAVTRALADAGLTLADVDGIATNGISRFSATQLADYLGVVPTWTDSTFSGGSAFEMYLARATQAIQAGQASVVVISFASNQRSARSRKLGGVHEPWIPEAQFEEPYDMLYPLSYYAMAAQSYLHRYGGTREQLAEVAIAAREWALLNPKAFRYGKGSLSVSDVVDSTMISSPLTAADCCLVTDGGGAVVVTSLERARDLAKAPVEVLGYGERSTNTSFTAVADLSVPGARGAAQDAYARAGITAADVDVVEVYDSFTITAALSIEALGFCGEGEALDLIADGRIRPGGALPLNTNGGGLSYCHPGQYGVLLLVEAVRQLRGECGERQVPGAEIAVAHGTGGILSTHATVVLGVDR; from the coding sequence ATGAGCACCGGGACCGGCGTCGCGATCGTCGGGGCCGCGGAGTGCGACCTCGGCGTCACCGGCTCCTCGATCCTGACCCTGCAGACCCAGGCGGTCACCCGCGCGCTCGCCGACGCGGGGCTGACCCTCGCCGACGTCGACGGCATCGCCACCAACGGCATCTCGCGGTTCTCCGCGACCCAGCTGGCCGACTACCTCGGGGTGGTGCCGACCTGGACGGACTCCACGTTCTCCGGCGGCAGCGCCTTCGAGATGTACCTCGCCCGCGCCACCCAGGCCATCCAGGCCGGGCAGGCCAGCGTCGTGGTGATCTCCTTCGCCTCCAACCAGCGCTCGGCCCGCTCGCGCAAGCTGGGCGGCGTCCACGAGCCGTGGATCCCCGAGGCGCAGTTCGAGGAGCCTTACGACATGCTCTACCCGCTGTCGTACTACGCCATGGCGGCGCAGAGCTACCTGCACCGCTACGGCGGCACCCGCGAGCAGCTCGCCGAGGTCGCGATCGCGGCGCGCGAGTGGGCGCTGCTGAACCCGAAGGCGTTCCGCTACGGCAAGGGCTCGCTCAGCGTCTCCGACGTCGTGGACTCCACGATGATCTCCTCGCCGCTGACCGCCGCCGACTGCTGTCTGGTGACCGACGGCGGGGGAGCGGTCGTGGTGACCTCGCTGGAGCGGGCCCGCGACCTGGCCAAGGCGCCGGTCGAGGTGCTCGGCTACGGCGAGCGCAGCACCAACACCTCCTTCACCGCGGTGGCCGACCTGTCTGTGCCCGGCGCCCGCGGTGCGGCGCAGGACGCCTACGCGCGGGCCGGCATCACCGCCGCCGACGTCGACGTCGTCGAGGTCTACGACTCCTTCACGATCACCGCGGCGCTCAGCATCGAGGCGCTCGGCTTCTGCGGGGAGGGCGAGGCGCTCGACCTGATCGCCGACGGCCGGATCCGTCCCGGCGGCGCGCTGCCGCTCAACACCAACGGCGGCGGGCTGTCCTACTGCCACCCCGGCCAGTACGGCGTCCTGCTCCTCGTCGAGGCGGTGCGCCAGCTGCGCGGCGAGTGCGGCGAGCGGCAGGTGCCGGGCGCCGAGATCGCCGTCGCCCACGGCACCGGCGGCATCCTGTCCACGCACGCGACCGTCGTCCTGGGGGTTGACCGATGA
- a CDS encoding CaiB/BaiF CoA transferase family protein produces MKPLQDVRIISLEQYGAGPFGSVHLADLGAEVIKIEDPSVGGDVGRYVPPYFEEEDSLFFETFNRNKQSISLDIKTPAGRAVFEDLVRNADAVYSNLRGDVPEKIGITYDQLKHLNPAIVCCSLTGFGMTGPRKKEPGYDYVLQGLAGWMELTGEPDGPPTKSGLSLVDFSGGYVAALSLLSGLHAARRDGVGMDCDVSLYDTAMSMLTYPATWHMNAGYTPKRISHSAHPSLVPFQAFEASDGWFVVGCAKEKFWVRLAEVIGHPEWATPDSKFATFSLRQQHQAELTGLLEDIFKTETVDHWLSLCYPASIPCGPINDVEAALKEPHTIARNLIVETEHPRYGTVRQVASPVRVGSELPTYVRAPQRNEHFDQVLTEVAGYDQEKIAELKAAGAFGPVAPEGTV; encoded by the coding sequence GTGAAGCCGCTGCAGGACGTCCGCATCATCTCCCTCGAGCAGTACGGCGCCGGCCCGTTCGGCAGCGTGCACCTCGCCGACCTCGGCGCCGAGGTCATCAAGATCGAGGACCCCAGCGTCGGCGGCGACGTCGGGCGCTACGTGCCGCCGTACTTCGAGGAGGAGGACTCGCTCTTCTTCGAGACCTTCAACCGCAACAAGCAGTCGATCTCGCTGGACATCAAGACGCCTGCGGGGCGCGCGGTCTTCGAGGACCTGGTCCGCAACGCCGACGCCGTCTACTCCAACCTGCGCGGGGACGTGCCGGAGAAGATCGGCATCACCTACGACCAGCTCAAGCACCTCAACCCCGCCATCGTGTGCTGCTCCCTGACCGGGTTCGGCATGACCGGCCCGCGCAAGAAGGAGCCCGGCTACGACTACGTGCTCCAGGGGCTGGCCGGCTGGATGGAGCTGACCGGCGAGCCGGACGGCCCGCCCACCAAGTCGGGGCTGTCCCTCGTGGACTTCTCCGGCGGGTACGTCGCCGCGCTGTCCCTGCTCTCGGGCCTGCACGCCGCGCGCCGCGACGGCGTCGGCATGGACTGCGATGTCAGCCTTTACGACACCGCGATGTCGATGCTGACCTACCCGGCCACCTGGCACATGAACGCCGGCTACACCCCGAAGCGCATCAGCCACTCCGCGCACCCCTCGCTGGTGCCGTTCCAGGCCTTCGAGGCATCCGACGGTTGGTTCGTCGTGGGCTGCGCCAAGGAGAAGTTCTGGGTGCGTCTCGCCGAGGTCATCGGCCACCCCGAGTGGGCGACCCCCGACTCGAAGTTCGCGACCTTCTCGCTGCGCCAGCAGCACCAGGCCGAGCTGACCGGGCTGCTCGAGGACATCTTCAAGACCGAGACCGTGGACCACTGGCTCTCGCTGTGCTACCCCGCCTCGATCCCGTGCGGCCCGATCAACGACGTGGAGGCCGCCCTCAAGGAGCCGCACACGATCGCGCGCAACCTGATCGTGGAGACCGAGCACCCGCGCTACGGCACGGTGCGCCAGGTCGCCTCCCCGGTGCGGGTGGGCTCCGAGCTCCCGACGTACGTCCGGGCGCCGCAGCGCAACGAGCACTTCGACCAGGTCCTCACCGAGGTCGCGGGCTACGACCAGGAGAAGATCGCCGAGCTCAAGGCGGCCGGAGCGTTCGGCCCGGTCGCGCCCGAGGGCACGGTCTGA
- a CDS encoding MmgE/PrpD family protein has protein sequence MLAPQLAAWAVGPLSLPDEVTHAALRHLLDGVGNAVAGARAGAALPALTVATGLGGPAEATILGSATRVSAPAAGLANGTLVHALDFDDTHAGGLVHSTAVVLPAAFAVGEQVGASGREVLEAAVVGYEIACRVAAAAPNGFHAGGLHATMVAGVFSSAAVAARLMGLDAATTTHALGIAGSQAGGLLAFLATGASTKQLHPGFASQSGILAARLAAAGATGPESVFDGPHGVYDALAPASVAAGTVDTGVLLRGLGSDDPADWETTRIGIKPWPTCQLAHVTMAAAQLALAEAGVDAGEVTAIHAQVHPDSATVVCAPDRDLTRPASAYAAKFSLPWSVAALLIDGAVGVDTYAETNLSRSEISELAAKVSWEITAGDGVAADAAGHVALTLRDGRTVVGRLDRSPGGGSNPLSDAGLFTKFAGNVGELADDLASAVRALPDSGDLTVLLTLAARAAEHPVPAPSPRTEASA, from the coding sequence ATGCTCGCGCCGCAGCTCGCAGCCTGGGCGGTGGGGCCGCTCAGCCTCCCCGACGAGGTCACCCACGCCGCACTGCGGCACCTGCTCGACGGTGTCGGCAACGCCGTGGCCGGCGCGCGCGCCGGCGCCGCGCTGCCGGCGCTCACCGTGGCCACCGGTCTCGGGGGGCCGGCCGAGGCCACGATCCTCGGCTCCGCCACCCGCGTCTCCGCCCCCGCGGCGGGCCTGGCCAACGGCACCCTGGTGCACGCGCTGGACTTCGACGACACCCACGCCGGCGGCCTGGTGCACTCCACCGCCGTCGTGCTGCCCGCCGCGTTCGCGGTGGGGGAGCAGGTGGGCGCCAGCGGCCGCGAGGTCCTCGAGGCCGCGGTCGTCGGCTACGAGATCGCCTGCCGGGTGGCCGCCGCCGCCCCCAACGGCTTCCACGCCGGCGGCCTGCACGCCACGATGGTGGCCGGGGTCTTCTCCTCGGCCGCCGTCGCCGCGCGGCTGATGGGCCTGGACGCCGCCACCACCACCCACGCCCTCGGCATCGCCGGGAGCCAGGCCGGCGGCCTGCTCGCGTTCCTCGCCACCGGTGCCAGCACCAAGCAGCTGCACCCCGGCTTCGCCTCGCAGTCCGGCATCCTCGCGGCCCGGCTCGCGGCCGCCGGCGCCACCGGGCCCGAGAGCGTCTTCGACGGCCCGCACGGCGTGTACGACGCGCTGGCACCCGCCTCGGTCGCAGCCGGCACGGTCGACACCGGCGTGCTCCTGCGCGGCCTCGGCAGCGACGACCCCGCCGACTGGGAGACCACCCGGATCGGCATCAAGCCGTGGCCGACCTGCCAGCTCGCCCACGTCACCATGGCCGCGGCCCAGCTCGCCCTGGCCGAGGCGGGCGTCGACGCGGGCGAGGTCACCGCGATCCACGCGCAGGTGCACCCCGACTCCGCGACGGTGGTCTGCGCCCCGGACCGCGACCTGACCCGGCCCGCCAGTGCGTACGCCGCGAAGTTCTCGCTGCCCTGGAGCGTGGCCGCGCTGCTGATCGACGGCGCCGTCGGCGTCGACACCTACGCCGAGACCAACCTGTCCCGCAGCGAGATCAGTGAGCTGGCAGCCAAGGTCAGCTGGGAGATCACCGCCGGCGACGGCGTCGCGGCCGACGCCGCCGGGCACGTCGCGCTCACGCTGCGCGACGGTCGCACCGTCGTCGGGCGCCTGGACCGCAGCCCCGGCGGCGGCTCCAACCCGCTGTCCGACGCCGGGCTGTTCACCAAGTTCGCCGGCAATGTCGGCGAGCTCGCCGACGACCTGGCCAGCGCCGTACGCGCCCTGCCGGACTCCGGCGACCTCACCGTCCTGCTCACCCTGGCCGCCCGCGCGGCCGAGCACCCCGTCCCCGCCCCCTCTCCCCGCACGGAGGCCTCCGCATGA
- a CDS encoding antibiotic biosynthesis monooxygenase family protein: MIYLTRGTGMIVVVSQAWTKPGEEHAQGYIARNEEFGRFFRHHPGFRGRRLVRGVEDPTHFTHLRWFDCVESYEECTRAEGYVEHTELMYEHLRPYDSYPREYLEVVTDEPGPA, translated from the coding sequence ATGATCTATCTGACGAGAGGAACCGGGATGATCGTGGTGGTGAGCCAGGCCTGGACGAAGCCCGGCGAGGAGCACGCACAGGGCTACATCGCGCGCAACGAGGAGTTCGGGCGGTTCTTCCGCCACCATCCGGGCTTCCGCGGGCGACGGCTCGTGCGCGGCGTCGAGGACCCCACCCACTTCACCCACCTGCGCTGGTTCGACTGCGTCGAGAGCTACGAGGAGTGCACGCGCGCCGAGGGCTACGTCGAGCACACCGAGCTGATGTACGAGCACCTGCGCCCCTACGACTCCTACCCCCGCGAGTACCTCGAGGTGGTCACCGACGAGCCGGGCCCGGCATGA
- a CDS encoding FAS1-like dehydratase domain-containing protein, translating into MSLLTDEVRALEGRTKVYTAPEPFGAASGRYFGLAIGDANPLYSDPAYARAQGLAGVTAPLTLVCETNQYAGLPMDHEGYAGHTWDLDIPNSRQVRGGNSYTFHRRIRPEDVVTATWRITSVTEKVTGSGNAMLIIGSTATYTNQDDELLAENAETIIFVSLASSGAEKQA; encoded by the coding sequence GTGAGCCTGCTGACCGACGAGGTCCGCGCCCTCGAGGGCCGCACCAAGGTCTACACCGCCCCGGAGCCGTTCGGCGCCGCGTCCGGTCGCTACTTCGGTCTCGCGATCGGCGACGCGAACCCGCTCTACTCCGACCCCGCCTACGCCCGCGCCCAGGGCCTCGCCGGTGTCACCGCCCCGCTGACGCTGGTCTGCGAGACCAACCAGTACGCCGGCCTGCCGATGGACCACGAGGGCTACGCCGGGCACACCTGGGACCTCGACATCCCGAACAGCCGGCAGGTCCGCGGCGGCAACTCCTACACCTTCCACCGCCGCATCCGCCCCGAGGACGTCGTCACGGCGACCTGGCGGATCACCTCGGTGACCGAGAAGGTCACCGGCTCGGGCAACGCGATGCTGATCATCGGCTCGACCGCCACCTACACCAACCAGGACGACGAGCTGCTGGCCGAGAACGCGGAGACCATCATCTTCGTCTCGCTCGCGAGCAGCGGAGCGGAGAAGCAGGCATGA
- a CDS encoding MaoC family dehydratase, translating to MSDFPETFVDTFVDQASIAVGDVVAPLERTITLTDMVAYAGATWDWHKLHYDTAYVAEKGLPGPIVDGQVYGALLVEMLQDWLGPQSFVHQLDFTFRNLVFAGERLRCTGTVTEVGADRISVEMKVVVVAEDGSDGRAAAAPARAVVLLGTPDGPGATR from the coding sequence ATGAGCGACTTCCCCGAGACCTTCGTCGACACCTTCGTCGACCAGGCGAGCATCGCGGTCGGCGACGTCGTGGCGCCGCTGGAGCGCACGATCACCCTGACCGACATGGTCGCCTACGCCGGCGCCACCTGGGACTGGCACAAGCTGCACTACGACACGGCGTACGTCGCGGAGAAGGGCCTGCCCGGCCCGATCGTCGACGGCCAGGTCTACGGCGCCCTGCTGGTCGAGATGCTCCAGGACTGGCTCGGCCCGCAGTCCTTCGTGCACCAGCTGGACTTCACCTTCCGCAACCTGGTCTTCGCCGGGGAGCGGCTGCGCTGCACCGGCACCGTCACCGAGGTGGGTGCGGACCGGATCAGCGTCGAGATGAAGGTCGTCGTGGTGGCCGAGGACGGCTCCGACGGGCGGGCGGCGGCCGCGCCGGCGCGCGCCGTGGTGCTGCTCGGCACCCCCGACGGCCCGGGAGCCACTCGATGA
- a CDS encoding LLM class flavin-dependent oxidoreductase produces the protein MRITYAPWGETLAELADAARRAEEAGAEVVWVPELHRSATLSAAAIAQATSTAQVGTAIALAFTRSPMVTALEALDLDEISEGRFILGLGTGVQRLNEDWHNARWGKPVGHLRETVRNVRHFWETCTTGERIDLDGEYEPMRIRGYERPFPVLRTDIPIYLAAMGPAMTRLAGRIADGWISHELCSPSYLEQRILPEIDAGLAAVEGRERSDIELVVSACCSVDPDASAAKRRVAGLVGFYASVRTYADFFEFHGLGEQQQGVIEAFRSGQGADYLAESVSDEMVDALTLNGDPDKVAEQIAAYEGKADAVKLSPPTHGIAAAETRIAQDRIIELISMITGGRQ, from the coding sequence ATGCGGATCACCTACGCCCCCTGGGGCGAGACGCTGGCCGAGCTGGCCGACGCCGCGCGGCGCGCTGAGGAGGCCGGCGCCGAGGTGGTGTGGGTGCCCGAGCTGCACCGCTCCGCGACGCTGAGCGCCGCGGCCATCGCCCAGGCCACCAGCACCGCCCAGGTCGGCACCGCGATCGCGCTGGCGTTCACCCGCAGCCCGATGGTGACCGCCCTCGAGGCGCTCGACCTCGACGAGATCTCCGAGGGCCGCTTCATCCTCGGCCTCGGCACCGGCGTGCAGCGCCTCAACGAGGACTGGCACAACGCTCGCTGGGGCAAGCCGGTCGGGCACCTGCGCGAGACCGTGCGCAACGTGCGGCACTTCTGGGAGACCTGCACGACGGGCGAGCGGATCGACCTCGACGGCGAGTACGAGCCGATGCGGATCCGCGGCTACGAGCGCCCCTTCCCGGTGCTGCGCACCGACATCCCGATCTACCTGGCCGCGATGGGCCCGGCGATGACCCGTCTCGCCGGCCGGATCGCGGACGGCTGGATCAGCCACGAGCTGTGCTCGCCGTCCTACCTCGAGCAGCGGATCCTGCCCGAGATCGACGCCGGCCTGGCCGCGGTCGAGGGGCGCGAGCGCAGCGACATCGAGCTCGTCGTGTCCGCCTGCTGCTCGGTCGACCCCGACGCGTCGGCGGCCAAGCGCCGGGTCGCCGGGCTGGTCGGCTTCTACGCCAGCGTGCGCACCTACGCGGACTTCTTCGAGTTCCACGGCCTCGGCGAGCAGCAGCAGGGCGTCATCGAGGCGTTCCGCTCCGGCCAGGGCGCCGACTATCTCGCGGAGTCGGTCAGCGACGAGATGGTCGACGCGCTGACCCTCAACGGCGACCCGGACAAGGTCGCCGAGCAGATCGCGGCGTACGAGGGCAAGGCGGACGCCGTCAAGCTCAGCCCGCCGACCCACGGCATCGCGGCGGCCGAGACCCGCATCGCCCAGGACCGCATCATCGAGCTGATCAGCATGATCACAGGAGGCCGTCAGTGA
- a CDS encoding RidA family protein, whose amino-acid sequence MTLNAIKPAEFPWFPYEGFTFCLGLSEGDAAWTSGHTSARHDPAVGKMTVSGSMEEQSRIAYEKCLTILAGAGFGPEDVTRVTENVTLAGLPEYETTAAVRREVFGAHEPTVRTVVVERLVRRAAWLEVELHAVKGGGEQLRVASEARDAGTWVASPITEGHDGTVYLPTMVPIDASGEVVHPGDFAAQYRYCLEQAGVLLEQVGLSLDHAVTTYDYSTPDTRAEYRKTHRVRKELLGNNEAGVYPGAGGILMSRLHKPGQLVAIDVTASRHPLELVNPGWSRYDTLTYAPGVKAGRTLFMSGFAALDMETQEALHPGDIGAQAEVTFEAILHLLKHAGLDASNLLETTEYCVESAIPDYRAVAGVRERLLQSPWPASTGAICQGLLRPEFLLEVFPLALYPADHPAVTGAVQGEAK is encoded by the coding sequence ATGACCCTGAACGCCATCAAGCCCGCCGAGTTCCCCTGGTTCCCCTATGAGGGGTTCACCTTCTGCCTCGGCCTGTCCGAGGGGGACGCGGCCTGGACCTCGGGCCACACCTCGGCGCGCCACGACCCCGCGGTCGGCAAGATGACCGTGTCGGGCTCGATGGAGGAGCAGTCGCGGATCGCCTACGAGAAGTGCCTGACCATCCTCGCCGGCGCCGGCTTCGGCCCCGAGGACGTCACCCGGGTCACCGAGAACGTCACCCTCGCCGGCCTGCCGGAGTACGAGACCACGGCCGCCGTACGCCGTGAGGTCTTCGGCGCCCACGAGCCGACGGTGCGCACCGTGGTCGTCGAGCGCCTGGTGCGCCGCGCCGCGTGGCTCGAGGTCGAGCTGCACGCGGTCAAGGGCGGCGGCGAGCAGCTCCGCGTGGCCAGCGAGGCCCGCGACGCCGGCACCTGGGTCGCCTCGCCGATCACCGAGGGCCACGACGGCACCGTCTACCTGCCCACGATGGTTCCGATCGACGCGTCCGGCGAGGTCGTGCACCCCGGCGACTTCGCCGCGCAGTACCGCTACTGCCTCGAGCAGGCCGGCGTGCTGCTCGAGCAGGTCGGCCTCAGCCTCGACCACGCGGTCACCACCTACGACTACTCCACCCCCGACACCCGTGCGGAGTACCGCAAGACCCACCGGGTCCGCAAGGAGCTGCTCGGCAACAACGAGGCGGGCGTCTACCCCGGCGCCGGCGGCATCCTGATGAGCCGCCTGCACAAGCCCGGCCAGCTGGTCGCCATCGACGTGACCGCCTCGCGGCACCCGCTCGAGCTGGTCAACCCCGGCTGGAGCCGCTACGACACGCTCACCTACGCCCCCGGCGTGAAGGCCGGTCGCACGCTGTTCATGTCCGGCTTCGCGGCCCTGGACATGGAGACCCAGGAGGCCCTGCACCCCGGTGACATCGGCGCCCAGGCGGAGGTCACCTTCGAGGCGATCCTGCACCTGCTCAAGCACGCCGGACTGGACGCCAGCAACCTGCTGGAGACCACCGAGTACTGCGTGGAGTCGGCGATCCCGGACTACCGCGCCGTCGCCGGGGTGCGCGAGCGGCTGCTGCAGTCGCCGTGGCCGGCCTCCACCGGCGCGATCTGCCAGGGCCTGCTGCGCCCCGAGTTCCTGCTCGAGGTCTTCCCGCTGGCGCTGTACCCCGCCGACCACCCGGCCGTCACCGGCGCTGTCCAGGGGGAGGCCAAGTGA
- a CDS encoding alpha/beta fold hydrolase translates to MSVFVLVHGAFRGGWAWQRVRPHLVAAGYDVHAPSLLGTGERSSYAGEVRGLDSWVDDLEALVVAEDLHDVVLVGHSQGGIVTTALAARVPERLRCLVHLDAAVPRPGERAVDLLGHGGPDPARDLVVPPRPLVAGGDLDEETAAWMNARLCGTPVAPSLDPVPAVPAGVPQVFAFCAGTPEGYPSRVTQARRAAAGERDVLLDCGHDAPMTAPALVAELLLAAAGAPRGIRQTFAAPAD, encoded by the coding sequence ATGAGCGTGTTCGTGCTGGTCCACGGCGCCTTCCGGGGCGGCTGGGCCTGGCAGCGGGTGCGTCCCCATCTCGTCGCCGCGGGGTACGACGTGCACGCGCCGAGCCTGCTCGGCACCGGCGAGCGGTCGTCGTACGCCGGGGAGGTGCGCGGCCTCGACAGCTGGGTCGACGACCTGGAGGCGCTGGTGGTGGCCGAGGACCTGCACGACGTCGTGCTGGTCGGGCACAGCCAGGGCGGCATCGTCACCACCGCCCTCGCGGCGCGGGTCCCCGAGCGGCTGCGCTGCCTGGTGCACCTCGACGCCGCGGTACCGCGGCCCGGCGAGCGGGCGGTCGACCTGCTCGGCCACGGCGGCCCCGACCCCGCGCGCGACCTCGTCGTCCCGCCGCGCCCGCTGGTCGCGGGCGGTGACCTCGACGAGGAGACCGCCGCCTGGATGAACGCGCGCCTGTGCGGCACGCCGGTCGCGCCGTCGCTGGACCCCGTGCCCGCGGTGCCGGCGGGGGTGCCGCAGGTCTTCGCCTTCTGCGCGGGCACGCCGGAGGGCTACCCCTCGCGGGTGACCCAGGCGCGCCGCGCGGCGGCGGGGGAGCGTGACGTGCTGCTCGACTGTGGTCATGACGCCCCGATGACGGCCCCGGCGCTGGTGGCGGAGCTGCTGCTGGCGGCGGCGGGCGCGCCCCGTGGCATACGTCAGACGTTTGCGGCGCCTGCGGACTAG
- a CDS encoding FadR/GntR family transcriptional regulator, producing MADRPEGSASSAGPAYRVLADTLRAQILSGTLKSGDRLPAEPELCELYGVSRSTVREALRALATEQLLITRRGVAGGSFVAAPQPGDIAGLVQSSLALLTDADSVSVESLLEVREMLEVPAAGLAAARHTEEHLGLLGETLFDPRGGDPDLMFGANRDFHVGLLRAACNPVLEAVTAPIFGVVYERFVRRQAPVEFWARVDHDHRDILDRVRAGDVAGAEEAQRAHLGGLRPTYERIDRERRQDRNNVPNS from the coding sequence ATGGCAGACCGACCCGAGGGCAGCGCGAGCAGCGCCGGTCCGGCGTACCGCGTGCTCGCCGACACCCTGCGCGCCCAGATCCTCTCCGGGACGCTGAAGTCGGGCGACCGGCTGCCGGCCGAGCCCGAGCTCTGCGAGCTGTACGGCGTCTCGCGCAGCACCGTGCGCGAGGCGCTGCGCGCGCTGGCCACCGAGCAGCTGCTGATCACCCGGCGCGGGGTCGCGGGCGGGTCGTTCGTGGCGGCGCCGCAGCCCGGTGACATCGCCGGCCTGGTCCAGTCCAGCCTGGCGCTGCTCACCGACGCCGACTCGGTGTCGGTGGAGTCGCTGCTGGAGGTCCGCGAGATGCTCGAGGTGCCGGCCGCCGGCCTCGCCGCCGCGCGGCACACCGAGGAGCACCTCGGCCTGCTCGGCGAGACGCTGTTCGACCCCCGTGGCGGTGACCCGGACCTGATGTTCGGGGCCAACCGGGACTTCCACGTGGGGCTGCTGCGGGCGGCCTGCAACCCGGTCCTCGAGGCGGTCACCGCCCCCATCTTCGGGGTGGTCTACGAGCGCTTCGTGCGCCGGCAGGCCCCCGTCGAGTTCTGGGCCCGGGTCGACCACGACCACCGCGACATCCTCGACCGGGTCCGCGCCGGCGACGTCGCCGGCGCCGAGGAGGCCCAGCGTGCCCACCTCGGCGGGCTGCGCCCGACGTACGAGCGCATCGACCGCGAGCGCCGTCAAGATCGGAACAACGTTCCAAACTCTTGA
- a CDS encoding NAD-dependent epimerase/dehydratase family protein codes for MKVLIIGAGFVGSAVADRLKALGHEVTVTTTTEAKIEGLSERFGNAVILRGNDREAVHAAVAQADAVVVSAGPSAAQSMTPEGRAKTYKEILVDTAENVVSAPGTPYLVALSSLSVYGSAANHLDVVDETAPTTESGDPSPANFLLMEKAYLSAGDRVSVFRCGDIFGAGDPPIADKVKMAHDYLGGSVPFSGDALLYRLYVEDCADAVVHALEERLVGVYNLTHAEVGPTNATLFDTLSAQQGLPALEYRNEIEGPTKPISVQKLIDSGFTPSRSFDPAYRDLVAPAGS; via the coding sequence ATGAAGGTCCTGATCATCGGGGCGGGCTTCGTCGGCTCGGCAGTCGCCGACCGGCTCAAGGCCCTGGGCCACGAGGTCACGGTCACCACGACGACCGAGGCGAAGATCGAGGGGCTCAGCGAGCGCTTCGGCAACGCCGTCATCCTGCGCGGCAACGACCGCGAGGCCGTGCACGCCGCCGTCGCCCAGGCCGACGCCGTCGTCGTCAGCGCCGGCCCGTCGGCCGCGCAGTCGATGACCCCCGAGGGGCGCGCCAAGACCTACAAGGAGATCCTCGTCGACACCGCGGAGAACGTCGTGTCGGCGCCAGGTACGCCGTACCTCGTCGCGCTGTCGTCGCTCTCGGTCTATGGCTCGGCGGCCAACCACCTCGACGTGGTCGACGAGACCGCGCCGACCACCGAGTCCGGCGACCCGAGCCCGGCCAACTTCCTGCTCATGGAGAAGGCCTACCTCTCCGCGGGCGACCGGGTCTCGGTCTTCCGCTGCGGCGACATCTTCGGCGCGGGCGACCCGCCGATCGCCGACAAGGTGAAGATGGCGCACGACTACCTCGGTGGCTCGGTGCCGTTCTCCGGCGACGCGCTGCTCTACCGCCTCTACGTCGAGGACTGCGCGGACGCCGTCGTCCACGCCCTCGAGGAGCGCCTGGTGGGCGTCTACAACCTCACCCACGCGGAGGTCGGCCCGACCAACGCGACGCTGTTCGACACCCTCTCCGCGCAGCAGGGCCTCCCCGCGCTGGAGTACCGCAACGAGATCGAGGGCCCGACCAAGCCCATCTCGGTGCAGAAGCTGATCGACTCGGGCTTCACCCCGAGCCGCTCCTTCGACCCGGCGTACCGCGACCTCGTCGCCCCCGCCGGCAGCTGA